The proteins below come from a single Ovis canadensis isolate MfBH-ARS-UI-01 breed Bighorn chromosome 23, ARS-UI_OviCan_v2, whole genome shotgun sequence genomic window:
- the LOC138428376 gene encoding probable ribosome biogenesis protein RLP24 has protein sequence MRIEKCYFCSGPIYPGHGMMFVRNDCKVFRFCKSKCHKNFKKKRNPRKVRWTKAFRKAAGKELTVDNSFEFEKRRNEPVKYQRELWNKTIDAMKRVEEIKQKRQAKFIMNRLKKNKELQKVQDVKEVKQNIHLIRAPLAGKGKQLEDKMVQKLQEDVDMEDVS, from the coding sequence ATGCGGATTGAAAAGTGTTATTTCTGTTCGGGCCCTATCTACCCAGGCCATGGCATGATGTTCGTTCGTAACGATTGCAAGGTGTTCAGATTCTGTAAATCCAAGTGCcataaaaacttcaaaaagaaGCGTAATCCTCGCAAGGTCAGATGGACTAAAGCGTTCCGGAAAGCAGCTGGTAAAGAGCTCACGGTGGATAATTCATTTGAATTTGAAAAACGTAGAAATGAACCTGTCAAATACCAGCGAGAACTGTGGAATAAAACCATTGATGCAATGAAGAGAGTTGAAGAGATCAAACAGAAGCGACAAGCTAAATTTATAATGAACaggttgaagaaaaataaagaactacAGAAAGTTCAGGATGTTAAAGAGGTCAAGCAAAACATCCATCTTATCCGGGCCCCTCTTGCAGGCAAAGGAAAGCAGCTGGAAGACAAAATGGTACAGAAATTACAAGAGGATGTGGACATGGAAGATGTTTCTTAA